A section of the Caballeronia sp. M1242 genome encodes:
- the flhD gene encoding flagellar transcriptional regulator FlhD — MTATTMSTLAEIREVNLSYVLLAQRLLREDRVLAMHRLGLSEEVAEIVSSLTPAQAVKIAASSHVLCRFRFDDHAILTSLADKDKRAALTQAELQVALSDAAIEIG, encoded by the coding sequence ATGACGGCCACCACCATGAGCACGCTCGCGGAAATCCGCGAGGTGAACTTGTCGTATGTGCTGCTCGCGCAGCGGCTGCTTCGGGAAGACCGCGTTCTGGCGATGCATCGCCTCGGGCTGTCCGAGGAGGTGGCCGAGATCGTGTCGTCGCTGACGCCGGCGCAGGCGGTGAAGATCGCGGCTTCGAGCCATGTGCTGTGCCGCTTCCGTTTCGACGACCACGCGATCCTCACTTCGCTTGCCGACAAAGACAAGCGCGCGGCGCTCACGCAGGCGGAGCTGCAAGTCGCGCTTTCGGATGCGGCGATCGAGATCGGTTAA
- a CDS encoding DNA-3-methyladenine glycosylase I: MAATEPTRCAWATTDAMAHYHDTEWGVPSRDDRHLFEMLVLEGAQAGLSWSTILNKREGYRALFAGFDIDKVARFTDADIERIVGDARVVRNRAKIASAVINAQAVQRIQAEHGSFAAFAWSFVNGAPIDTPRDANNPTPASTPESDALSRALKQYGCKFVGTTICYAFMQATGMVNDHAVGCISRVKPKTKRKSPEKTTPSA, encoded by the coding sequence ATGGCAGCCACCGAACCGACACGCTGCGCCTGGGCCACCACCGACGCCATGGCGCATTACCACGACACCGAATGGGGCGTGCCGTCCCGCGACGACCGTCATCTCTTCGAAATGCTGGTGCTCGAAGGCGCGCAGGCCGGTCTTTCATGGTCGACGATTCTCAACAAGCGCGAGGGTTATCGCGCGCTGTTCGCGGGCTTCGACATCGACAAGGTCGCGCGCTTCACGGACGCGGACATCGAGCGGATCGTCGGCGATGCGCGCGTGGTTCGCAACCGGGCGAAGATCGCGTCCGCCGTCATCAACGCGCAAGCGGTCCAGCGCATTCAGGCCGAGCATGGTTCCTTCGCGGCCTTCGCATGGTCGTTCGTGAACGGCGCGCCTATCGACACGCCGCGCGATGCGAACAATCCGACGCCCGCCTCCACGCCCGAGTCGGATGCGCTGAGCCGAGCGCTCAAGCAGTACGGCTGCAAGTTCGTCGGCACGACCATCTGCTACGCCTTCATGCAGGCGACGGGCATGGTGAACGATCACGCCGTGGGCTGTATCTCGCGCGTCAAGCCTAAGACTAAGCGCAAATCGCCGGAAAAAACGACCCCTTCAGCTTAA
- the aqpZ gene encoding aquaporin Z produces MHLSKRLGAEVFGTFWLVLGGCGSAVLAAGFPHTGIGFVGVSLAFGLTVLTMAYAIGHVSGCHLNPAVSVGLAVAGRFPVRDLGPYIVAQVVGATLGAFALKLIATGMPGFDLVGSGFAANGFGPEHSPGHYTVFAALVCEFLMTFFFLFVILGATDDRAPKGFAPIAIGLCLTLIHLISIPVTNTSVNPARSTGPAFFVGGWALDQLWLFWIAPIAGAIVAGVLYPLLASDPEARKLGAVAQ; encoded by the coding sequence ATGCATTTGTCGAAGCGTCTCGGCGCTGAAGTTTTCGGTACTTTCTGGCTCGTGCTGGGCGGCTGCGGAAGCGCCGTGCTGGCCGCCGGCTTTCCGCACACGGGCATCGGGTTCGTGGGCGTCTCGCTCGCATTCGGGCTCACCGTGCTCACCATGGCTTATGCCATCGGTCACGTGTCCGGCTGCCACCTGAACCCGGCTGTTAGCGTCGGGCTGGCCGTCGCAGGGCGCTTTCCCGTGCGCGACCTCGGGCCGTACATCGTGGCGCAGGTGGTGGGCGCAACGCTCGGCGCATTCGCGCTCAAGCTGATCGCCACCGGCATGCCCGGCTTCGATCTGGTCGGCAGCGGTTTCGCGGCGAACGGCTTTGGACCCGAGCACTCGCCGGGGCACTACACCGTGTTCGCGGCGCTAGTCTGCGAATTCCTGATGACGTTCTTCTTCCTCTTCGTGATTCTCGGCGCAACCGATGATCGCGCGCCGAAAGGCTTCGCGCCGATCGCCATCGGCCTGTGCCTGACGCTCATCCACCTGATCTCGATTCCGGTCACGAACACGTCCGTGAACCCGGCGCGTTCCACCGGCCCGGCGTTCTTCGTCGGCGGCTGGGCGCTGGATCAGTTGTGGCTGTTCTGGATCGCGCCGATCGCGGGCGCTATCGTCGCTGGCGTGCTCTATCCGCTGCTGGCTTCGGATCCGGAAGCGCGGAAACTTGGTGCCGTCGCGCAATAA
- a CDS encoding response regulator, producing MIKNILAIDDSAAMRQILSATLTTAGYEVTVASDGNEGLEWALAERFDLVLTDQHMPQKSGLDLIAELRANHAYRATPILVLTTEGGEPFKEAARAAGATGWIEKPLDPDLLTEVVAALSEDTQH from the coding sequence ATGATCAAGAACATTCTGGCAATCGACGATTCCGCAGCCATGCGGCAAATCCTCTCTGCCACGCTGACGACGGCGGGCTACGAGGTAACGGTGGCGTCCGACGGCAACGAAGGGCTCGAATGGGCGCTCGCCGAGCGATTCGATCTAGTGCTCACGGATCAGCACATGCCGCAAAAGAGCGGCCTCGACCTGATCGCGGAGCTGCGCGCCAACCACGCCTACCGCGCGACGCCGATTCTCGTGTTGACGACGGAAGGCGGCGAGCCGTTCAAGGAAGCGGCGCGCGCGGCAGGAGCGACGGGCTGGATCGAGAAACCGCTCGACCCGGACCTTTTGACCGAAGTGGTCGCCGCGCTCTCCGAAGACACGCAGCACTGA
- the motA gene encoding flagellar motor stator protein MotA codes for MLIFVGTLVTLLSVFGGYALEGGHLGALVQPVEILMIAGAGIGAFILGNGVKTIKSTLLVIPTLFKGSKYNKDVYMELMGLLYVLLAKARKEGTLTLEADIEDPHKSPIFSQYPKLLADHHIVEFMTDYLRLMVGGNMNAFEIESLMDEEIETHHVEGEAPALALQKVGDAMPAFGIVAAVMGVVHTMASADQPPAILGEMIAQALVGTFLGILISYGFIGPLASVAEQRVAEQTKMFQCIKVTILASLNGYAPAIAVEFGRKVLFSTERPSFSELEEHVRRVKAK; via the coding sequence GTGCTGATTTTCGTTGGAACGCTCGTGACATTGCTGTCCGTTTTCGGCGGTTACGCGCTCGAAGGCGGCCATCTTGGCGCGCTCGTACAGCCGGTCGAAATATTGATGATCGCCGGCGCGGGCATCGGGGCCTTCATTCTCGGCAACGGCGTCAAGACCATCAAGTCGACGCTGCTCGTCATTCCTACTCTGTTCAAAGGCTCCAAGTACAACAAGGACGTGTACATGGAGCTGATGGGCCTGCTCTACGTGCTGCTCGCGAAGGCGCGCAAGGAAGGCACGCTCACGCTCGAAGCCGACATCGAAGACCCGCACAAGAGCCCGATCTTCAGCCAGTACCCGAAGCTGCTCGCGGATCATCACATTGTCGAGTTCATGACCGATTACTTGCGGCTCATGGTCGGCGGCAACATGAATGCGTTCGAAATCGAAAGCCTCATGGACGAAGAGATCGAGACGCATCACGTCGAGGGCGAAGCGCCCGCGCTGGCGCTGCAGAAAGTCGGCGACGCGATGCCCGCGTTCGGCATCGTCGCGGCGGTGATGGGCGTCGTGCATACGATGGCCTCCGCCGATCAGCCGCCCGCCATTCTCGGCGAAATGATCGCGCAGGCGCTCGTCGGCACGTTCCTCGGCATTCTCATTTCGTACGGCTTCATCGGGCCGCTCGCGAGCGTCGCGGAGCAGCGCGTCGCCGAGCAGACGAAGATGTTCCAGTGCATCAAGGTGACGATTCTCGCGAGCCTGAACGGCTACGCGCCGGCGATTGCCGTCGAGTTCGGCCGCAAGGTGCTGTTCTCCACGGAGCGCCCGTCGTTCTCCGAACTGGAAGAGCACGTGCGCCGGGTGAAGGCGAAGTGA
- the motB gene encoding flagellar motor protein MotB, whose amino-acid sequence MSSEKDRPIFIKRIVAGRKGHHGGAWKLAYADFMTAMMAFFLLMWLLSSTSPVQRRGIAEYFNMPLKAAMVGGKSVGMDNSIITGGGRDISSNDPGDARSSDGKTQFAQSPTAKADEELLKAAQGELERREQARLHDLQVKLMAALEANPTLHQFKQQIRIQSTQQGLRIEIVDTQKRPMFALSSNSVQPYMRDILREIGRTLNDVPNRIVVQGHTDAVKYAGGEKGYSNWELSADRANASRRELVAGGMDEAKVLRVLGLASTQNLNKQDPLDPENRRISIIVLNHRAEASMLRDDGGSAATLDNASDAFAPGATPLLGRIVPGAARK is encoded by the coding sequence ATGAGCAGCGAAAAAGACCGTCCCATCTTCATCAAGCGCATCGTCGCGGGCCGCAAGGGCCACCACGGCGGCGCGTGGAAGCTGGCGTACGCGGACTTCATGACCGCGATGATGGCGTTCTTCCTGCTGATGTGGCTGCTCTCGTCGACCTCGCCCGTGCAGCGGCGCGGCATCGCGGAGTACTTCAACATGCCGCTCAAGGCGGCGATGGTCGGCGGCAAGAGCGTCGGCATGGACAACAGCATCATCACCGGCGGCGGGCGCGACATTTCGAGCAACGATCCGGGCGATGCCCGCAGTTCGGACGGCAAGACGCAATTCGCGCAGAGCCCGACCGCGAAAGCCGACGAGGAACTGCTGAAAGCCGCGCAAGGCGAACTCGAGCGGCGCGAGCAGGCGCGCCTTCATGACCTTCAGGTCAAGCTAATGGCCGCGCTCGAAGCCAATCCGACGCTGCACCAGTTCAAGCAGCAGATCCGCATCCAGTCGACGCAGCAGGGCCTGCGCATCGAGATCGTCGATACCCAGAAGCGCCCGATGTTCGCGCTCTCCAGCAACAGCGTGCAGCCGTACATGCGCGACATCCTGCGCGAAATCGGCCGGACGCTGAACGACGTGCCGAACCGCATCGTCGTGCAGGGCCACACCGACGCCGTGAAGTACGCGGGCGGCGAAAAGGGCTACAGCAACTGGGAACTGTCGGCGGACCGCGCGAACGCGTCGCGGCGCGAACTGGTCGCGGGCGGCATGGACGAAGCCAAGGTGCTGCGCGTGCTCGGCCTCGCGTCCACGCAAAACCTGAACAAGCAAGACCCGCTCGATCCGGAGAACCGGCGCATCAGCATCATCGTGCTGAATCACCGCGCGGAAGCCTCGATGCTGCGCGACGACGGCGGCTCGGCCGCGACGCTGGATAACGCTTCGGACGCCTTCGCGCCCGGCGCGACGCCGCTTCTCGGCCGGATCGTGCCGGGCGCGGCGCGGAAATAA
- the cheW gene encoding chemotaxis protein CheW, giving the protein MADIQSIQNATLSRRDAQHAEAAGQEFLVFTLGAEEYGIDILKVQEIRGYDSVTRIANAPAFIKGVINLRGIIVPIVDMRIKFNLGRVEYDNQTVVIILNVAHRVVGMVVDGVSDVLTLTQDQVMPAPEFGATLTSEYLTGLGTVEGRMLILMDIEKLMTSREMELIDSVAA; this is encoded by the coding sequence ATGGCAGACATCCAATCGATTCAAAACGCAACACTGTCGCGCCGCGATGCGCAGCACGCCGAAGCCGCCGGACAAGAGTTCCTCGTCTTCACGCTCGGCGCCGAAGAGTACGGCATCGACATCCTGAAAGTGCAGGAAATTCGCGGCTACGACAGCGTCACGCGCATCGCGAACGCGCCCGCGTTCATCAAGGGCGTGATCAATCTGCGCGGCATCATCGTGCCGATCGTGGACATGCGCATCAAGTTCAATCTCGGCCGCGTCGAGTACGACAACCAGACGGTCGTCATCATCCTGAACGTCGCGCATCGCGTGGTCGGCATGGTGGTGGACGGCGTGTCGGACGTGCTCACGCTCACGCAGGACCAGGTCATGCCCGCGCCCGAATTCGGCGCGACGCTCACTTCCGAATATCTCACCGGCCTTGGCACGGTCGAGGGCCGCATGCTGATCCTGATGGACATCGAAAAGCTCATGACCAGCCGCGAGATGGAGCTGATCGACTCGGTCGCCGCTTAA
- a CDS encoding BadF/BadG/BcrA/BcrD ATPase family protein codes for MNTFTNSEFNGFLLGIDGGGSGTRVILADAHGVELARASGGPSGLALGVEEAWCSIGNACKRAFDAAGLAFDWRACSLGCGLAGVNNADWLAAFLSMAPPVHALSVESDAYTTVLGAHGGGPGVIVALGTGSIAASLDEQGVCRIAGGYGFPSGDEASGAWLGLRAVVHLQRVLDGRLPADDWSRALLQLTGATDRHSLVVWLCASNQTAYATLAPSVFEYRDHPSAAQLLEQAGREIELLVAALDRDGKLPVALCGGLAAPYEPFVPISLRERLRRPRADSAAGALELARRAVASGGAAGLPGKEPR; via the coding sequence ATGAACACTTTCACGAATTCGGAATTCAACGGCTTCCTGCTAGGCATCGACGGCGGCGGAAGCGGCACGCGCGTGATTCTCGCGGACGCGCACGGCGTCGAGCTGGCCCGCGCGAGCGGCGGTCCTTCGGGTCTGGCGCTGGGCGTCGAAGAGGCGTGGTGTTCCATCGGCAATGCATGCAAGCGTGCTTTCGATGCAGCCGGCCTCGCCTTCGACTGGCGCGCCTGTTCGCTCGGCTGCGGCCTCGCGGGCGTCAACAACGCGGACTGGCTCGCGGCTTTCCTGAGCATGGCGCCGCCGGTCCACGCGCTAAGCGTGGAAAGCGACGCGTACACTACAGTCCTCGGCGCGCACGGCGGCGGACCGGGCGTGATCGTCGCGCTCGGCACGGGCAGCATCGCGGCGTCGCTGGACGAGCAGGGCGTCTGCCGCATTGCGGGCGGATACGGCTTTCCGAGCGGCGACGAAGCGAGCGGGGCGTGGCTCGGTCTGCGCGCGGTGGTTCACCTTCAGCGCGTGCTGGACGGGCGACTCCCGGCCGATGACTGGTCCCGCGCGCTCTTGCAACTCACTGGCGCGACGGATCGCCACAGCCTCGTCGTGTGGCTGTGCGCGTCGAACCAGACCGCGTACGCCACGCTCGCGCCGAGCGTGTTCGAATACCGCGATCATCCGTCGGCGGCGCAGTTGCTTGAGCAGGCGGGGCGCGAGATAGAGTTGCTGGTCGCGGCGCTGGATCGCGACGGCAAATTGCCGGTCGCGCTTTGCGGTGGACTGGCCGCGCCGTACGAGCCTTTCGTGCCCATATCGTTGCGCGAGCGCCTGCGACGACCCCGCGCGGATTCGGCCGCAGGCGCGCTCGAACTGGCGCGGCGCGCGGTGGCGTCTGGCGGCGCGGCGGGGCTGCCAGGAAAAGAGCCGCGATAG
- the cheA gene encoding chemotaxis protein CheA, whose product MTLDITQFYQTFFDEADELLAQMEQLLLVLDIANPDPEDLAAIFRAAHSIKGGAATFGFTALTETTHILESLLDRARNNELVLRRDMIDTFLATKDVLSDQLAAYRASAEPDAAAAAAICAKLERLKNEDAAPQSAPVAEEPVTPAVIGEVEVAPAYEGPNAPPSHVISQAAEAIEDDGNWDGAFEVTDGAASHATNAGTAAGTPAAEAGPHLKITLRGVGEKDLATLTEELGNLGSIVGEKKTDAELVLWLDSDVSSDDIVAVCCFVIDESQITIGRGDAHHIAPSAASEPAQAKQHTLQAEPPVSQAQQAPASAAQHKEEAAKAAANAETQAAAAIPSREAQPKAATGDAEKKARPAAAASAEGSSIRVGVEKVDQLINLVGELVITQAMLAETTSTFDPALHDRLFNGMAQLERNARDLQEAVMSIRMMPMDYVFSRFPRLVRDIAGKLGKDVELVTFGQATELDKSLIERIIDPLTHLVRNSLDHGIETVEARRAAGKPATGQLVLSAAHHGGNIVIEVSDDGAGLRRDKILAKAQKQGMQVSDSMTDEEVWQLIFMPGFSTAEQVTDISGRGVGMDVVKRNIQSMGGHVEIMSRQGAGTTTKIVLPLTLAILDGMSVKVGNEIFILPLNFVMESLQPVAEDIYTVANGERVVRVRGEYLPLIALHQVFSVEGARTEPTQGIVTILQTEGRRMAMLIDELVGQQQVVVKNLETNYRKVHGISAATILGDGSVALIVDVAALNRESRAQHSHTH is encoded by the coding sequence ATGACACTCGACATTACCCAGTTCTATCAAACCTTCTTCGACGAAGCCGATGAACTGCTCGCGCAGATGGAGCAACTGCTGCTCGTCCTCGATATCGCGAATCCGGATCCCGAGGATCTCGCGGCGATCTTCCGCGCGGCGCATTCGATCAAGGGCGGCGCAGCCACGTTCGGCTTCACCGCGCTCACCGAAACGACGCACATCCTCGAATCGCTGCTGGATCGCGCGCGCAACAACGAGCTCGTGCTTCGCCGCGACATGATCGACACGTTCCTCGCGACCAAGGACGTGCTCTCGGACCAGCTCGCCGCGTATCGCGCGAGCGCCGAGCCGGATGCGGCCGCCGCCGCCGCGATCTGCGCGAAGCTCGAACGCCTGAAGAACGAAGACGCCGCGCCGCAGAGCGCGCCTGTCGCCGAAGAGCCGGTCACGCCGGCTGTCATCGGCGAAGTGGAGGTCGCGCCGGCCTACGAAGGCCCGAACGCGCCGCCTTCGCACGTGATCTCGCAAGCCGCCGAAGCCATCGAGGACGACGGCAACTGGGACGGCGCGTTCGAAGTCACCGACGGCGCGGCCAGCCATGCAACGAATGCAGGAACCGCGGCCGGCACGCCGGCGGCGGAAGCAGGACCCCACCTGAAAATTACGCTACGGGGGGTGGGCGAGAAGGACCTGGCGACCTTGACCGAGGAGCTGGGGAACCTGGGCAGTATCGTCGGAGAGAAAAAGACCGACGCCGAACTCGTGCTCTGGCTCGATTCGGACGTCTCCTCCGACGACATCGTGGCCGTGTGCTGCTTCGTGATCGACGAATCGCAAATCACGATCGGTCGCGGCGACGCGCATCACATTGCGCCGTCGGCAGCGTCCGAGCCGGCGCAAGCCAAGCAACACACGCTACAGGCAGAGCCGCCCGTATCGCAGGCGCAGCAAGCGCCCGCATCCGCGGCGCAGCACAAGGAAGAAGCGGCGAAGGCGGCGGCGAATGCGGAAACGCAAGCTGCTGCCGCCATCCCGTCACGCGAAGCACAACCGAAGGCCGCCACCGGCGACGCCGAGAAGAAAGCGCGCCCGGCCGCAGCGGCATCGGCGGAAGGCAGCTCCATTCGCGTCGGCGTAGAGAAGGTCGATCAGCTCATCAACCTGGTCGGCGAACTGGTGATCACGCAGGCGATGCTCGCCGAAACGACGAGCACGTTCGACCCTGCATTGCACGACCGTCTTTTCAACGGCATGGCGCAGCTCGAGCGCAACGCGCGCGACCTGCAAGAGGCCGTCATGTCCATCCGCATGATGCCGATGGATTACGTATTCAGCCGCTTCCCGCGACTCGTCCGCGATATCGCGGGCAAGCTCGGCAAGGACGTGGAACTCGTCACGTTCGGTCAGGCGACCGAACTGGACAAGAGCCTGATCGAGCGCATCATCGATCCGCTCACGCACCTCGTGCGCAATTCGCTCGATCACGGCATCGAGACCGTGGAAGCGCGCCGCGCGGCGGGCAAGCCCGCGACCGGGCAGCTCGTGCTGTCGGCGGCGCATCATGGCGGCAACATCGTGATCGAAGTGAGCGACGACGGCGCGGGCCTGCGCCGCGACAAGATCCTCGCGAAGGCGCAGAAGCAGGGCATGCAGGTTTCCGACTCCATGACCGACGAGGAAGTCTGGCAACTCATCTTCATGCCGGGCTTCTCGACCGCCGAACAGGTGACGGACATTTCCGGGCGCGGCGTCGGCATGGACGTGGTGAAGCGCAACATCCAGTCGATGGGCGGTCACGTCGAAATCATGTCGCGCCAGGGCGCGGGCACGACCACGAAGATCGTGCTGCCGCTCACGCTCGCAATTCTCGACGGCATGTCGGTGAAGGTCGGCAACGAAATCTTCATTCTGCCGCTCAACTTCGTGATGGAGTCGCTGCAACCGGTCGCCGAGGACATCTACACGGTCGCCAACGGCGAGCGCGTGGTGCGCGTGCGCGGCGAATATCTGCCGCTGATCGCGCTGCATCAGGTGTTCTCGGTCGAAGGCGCGCGCACGGAGCCGACGCAGGGCATCGTCACGATCCTGCAAACCGAAGGACGGCGCATGGCCATGCTGATCGACGAACTCGTCGGCCAGCAGCAAGTGGTCGTGAAGAACCTCGAAACGAATTACCGCAAGGTGCACGGCATCTCGGCGGCGACCATTCTCGGCGACGGCAGCGTCGCGCTGATCGTCGACGTGGCCGCGCTCAACCGCGAATCACGCGCGCAACACTCGCACACCCATTAA
- a CDS encoding Cof-type HAD-IIB family hydrolase, translating into MYSVIATDLDGTLLNSDHQLDPFTAETLRTLASRGVPVIIATGRHYRDVAGIRDLLGIDAYLITSNGARVHAPGDERIYSRDLAPAAVRRLVQPDVAGAHGRVIVNLFADDAWLIDRHAPELLVFHQDSGFKYEVMDLREHDGENIAKVLYIGEPADLKHVAANLESEFGEALYVTYSLPDCLEVMTSDVSKGRALRYVLERLDIDPAQCVAFGDNMNDIDLLETAGHPFMMNNANPDLITRLPNVPRIGNNFEAGVAHHLRKLFDLRDDIASPR; encoded by the coding sequence ATGTATTCGGTCATCGCAACTGATCTCGACGGGACGCTTCTCAACAGCGATCACCAGCTCGACCCGTTCACCGCAGAGACGCTGCGCACGCTGGCATCACGCGGCGTGCCGGTCATCATCGCCACGGGGCGGCATTATCGCGATGTGGCCGGCATCCGCGACCTGCTGGGCATCGACGCGTACCTGATCACGTCCAACGGCGCGCGCGTGCATGCGCCCGGCGACGAGCGCATCTACTCGCGCGATCTCGCGCCTGCCGCCGTGCGACGCCTCGTTCAGCCGGATGTCGCGGGCGCGCATGGCCGCGTGATCGTCAATCTGTTCGCCGACGATGCGTGGCTCATCGACCGTCACGCGCCCGAACTGCTCGTCTTTCATCAGGACTCCGGCTTCAAGTACGAAGTCATGGATCTGCGCGAGCACGACGGCGAAAACATCGCGAAGGTGCTGTATATCGGCGAGCCGGCGGACCTGAAGCACGTCGCCGCGAATCTGGAAAGCGAATTCGGCGAAGCCTTGTATGTCACGTATTCGCTGCCGGACTGCCTCGAGGTGATGACGTCCGATGTGTCAAAGGGGCGCGCGCTGCGTTACGTGCTGGAGCGGCTGGATATCGATCCCGCGCAGTGCGTCGCGTTCGGCGACAACATGAACGACATCGACTTGCTGGAAACGGCCGGCCATCCGTTCATGATGAACAACGCGAATCCGGACCTGATCACGCGTCTGCCGAATGTGCCGCGCATCGGCAACAACTTCGAGGCGGGCGTCGCGCATCATCTGCGCAAGCTGTTCGATCTGCGCGACGACATCGCGTCGCCGCGCTGA
- a CDS encoding glycosyltransferase family 4 protein: MRIAQIAPLHEAVPPKFYGGTERVVSYLTDALVDLGHDVTLFASGDSQTRATLDAAWPRALRLDPTIRDPLAPHMLLLETVRRRAHEFDVLHFHLDYMPFPLFTQLDTPFVTTLHGRLDLPELQPIFNTFTKANVVSISDNQRGPLPQANWLNTVYHGLPDDLLTPQPHKKPEYLAFLGRICPEKRADLAIKIAAQSGLPLKIAAKVDKVDQDYFKSTIEPLLSQAHVEFIGEINEAQKPEFLSGAKALLFPIDWNEPFGLVMIEAMACGTPVIAFNRGSVPEVIDHGVTGFICEDVPGAVGALHRIDELSRTEIRAQFERRFSAKTMAQNYVDTYTAMLQAAKRPVLRQVAVG; encoded by the coding sequence ATGCGAATCGCACAAATTGCACCGTTGCACGAAGCAGTTCCTCCGAAGTTCTACGGCGGCACTGAGCGCGTGGTGTCTTATCTGACGGATGCGCTCGTCGACCTCGGCCACGATGTAACCTTGTTCGCAAGCGGCGATTCGCAAACCCGGGCGACGCTCGACGCGGCCTGGCCGCGCGCCCTGCGACTCGATCCCACGATCCGCGATCCGCTCGCGCCGCACATGCTGCTGCTCGAAACGGTCCGCCGCCGCGCGCACGAGTTCGACGTGCTGCACTTTCACCTCGACTACATGCCGTTTCCGCTGTTCACGCAGCTCGACACGCCGTTCGTGACGACGCTGCACGGCCGTCTCGACCTGCCCGAACTGCAGCCGATCTTCAACACGTTCACGAAGGCGAACGTCGTGTCGATCTCCGACAACCAGCGCGGACCGCTGCCGCAGGCGAACTGGCTGAACACGGTGTATCACGGCCTGCCGGACGATCTGCTGACGCCGCAGCCGCACAAGAAGCCGGAATATCTGGCGTTTCTCGGCCGGATCTGCCCGGAAAAGCGCGCGGACCTCGCCATCAAGATCGCGGCGCAGAGCGGTCTGCCGCTGAAGATCGCGGCGAAGGTGGACAAGGTCGATCAGGACTATTTCAAGTCGACGATCGAGCCGCTGCTGTCGCAGGCGCACGTCGAGTTCATCGGCGAGATCAACGAGGCGCAGAAGCCCGAATTCCTCTCGGGTGCTAAGGCGCTGCTCTTCCCGATCGACTGGAACGAGCCGTTCGGCCTCGTGATGATCGAAGCGATGGCGTGCGGAACGCCGGTGATTGCCTTCAACCGCGGTTCGGTGCCGGAAGTCATCGATCATGGCGTGACCGGCTTCATCTGCGAGGACGTGCCGGGCGCGGTCGGCGCGCTGCATCGCATCGACGAACTGTCGCGCACCGAGATTCGCGCGCAGTTCGAGCGCCGCTTCAGCGCAAAGACGATGGCGCAGAACTACGTCGACACGTACACGGCCATGCTTCAGGCCGCCAAGCGTCCGGTGCTGCGTCAGGTCGCCGTCGGCTGA